A genomic stretch from Pseudomonas mendocina includes:
- a CDS encoding fatty acid--CoA ligase, translating to MLQTRLIAPADHAHQAPLLIKRLLLSGVRYERTREIVYRDLVRYDYVTLNERIARLANVLTQAGVKAGDTVAVMDWDSHRYLECMFAIPMIGAVLHTINIRLSADQILYTMNHAEDKVVLVNSEFVPLYKSIEPQLKTVEKTILLTDAADKTADLLNLEGEYEHLLAAASAQYDFEDFDENSIATTFYTTGTTGNPKGVYFSHRQLVLHTLAEASVLGSLDSIRLMGTDDVYMPITPMFHVHAWGIPYVATMLGLKQVYPGRYEPELLLQLWRDEHVTFSHCVPTILQMVLNAKGAQAQDFSGWKVIIGGSALNRTLYERALSQGIQLTAAYGMSETCPLISCAHINEELLGSSDDERISYRIKAGVPVPLVEAAIMSSDGTLLPQDGITQGELVLRAPWLTQGYFREPQKGAELWQHGWLHTGDVATIDDFSFIDIRDRIKDVIKTGGEWVSSLELEDLISRHPAVREVAVVGVPDPQWGERPFALLVVHEGQTLTAKSLKEHLKPFVDQGCINKWAIPSQIALVTEVPKTSVGKLDKKRIRLDIVQWQATGSPFLSTV from the coding sequence ATGCTTCAGACCCGCCTGATAGCCCCGGCTGACCACGCCCACCAAGCTCCTTTGTTGATCAAACGCCTGCTTCTGTCAGGTGTGCGTTACGAAAGAACCCGTGAAATCGTCTACCGCGATCTGGTTCGATATGACTACGTCACGCTCAATGAGCGCATCGCTCGACTGGCCAATGTGCTGACTCAGGCAGGTGTGAAAGCCGGTGACACCGTGGCCGTGATGGATTGGGACAGCCATCGTTATTTGGAGTGTATGTTTGCGATCCCCATGATTGGCGCGGTCTTGCACACCATCAACATTCGGCTGTCTGCTGATCAGATTCTCTACACCATGAATCACGCCGAAGATAAGGTGGTGCTGGTCAACAGTGAGTTTGTGCCGCTGTACAAAAGCATTGAGCCGCAACTCAAAACGGTGGAAAAAACCATTCTGTTGACAGATGCGGCAGATAAGACAGCCGATCTGCTGAATTTGGAGGGCGAGTACGAACATCTACTGGCTGCCGCTAGCGCGCAGTATGACTTTGAGGATTTCGACGAGAACTCCATAGCCACCACCTTTTACACAACCGGTACAACCGGCAACCCGAAGGGGGTGTATTTCAGCCATCGACAGTTGGTCCTGCATACCCTGGCCGAAGCCAGTGTGCTGGGCAGCTTGGACAGCATCCGTCTGATGGGCACCGATGATGTGTATATGCCCATTACACCAATGTTCCACGTACATGCTTGGGGAATTCCCTACGTTGCGACCATGCTCGGTCTAAAACAGGTCTATCCCGGTCGTTACGAACCAGAGTTGCTGCTTCAGCTGTGGCGTGATGAGCATGTGACCTTTTCCCACTGTGTACCGACCATTTTGCAAATGGTGCTCAACGCTAAGGGCGCTCAGGCGCAGGATTTTTCTGGCTGGAAGGTGATTATCGGAGGCAGTGCCCTCAACAGAACGTTGTATGAAAGGGCGCTCAGCCAGGGCATTCAACTGACCGCTGCTTATGGCATGTCGGAAACCTGTCCGTTGATTTCTTGTGCCCATATAAACGAGGAGCTGTTGGGCAGCAGTGATGACGAGCGCATCAGTTACCGTATTAAAGCTGGTGTACCAGTGCCTTTGGTGGAAGCAGCGATTATGTCGTCAGACGGGACTTTGCTACCCCAAGATGGAATAACTCAGGGGGAACTGGTCTTGCGTGCGCCCTGGCTGACCCAGGGATACTTCCGCGAGCCGCAGAAGGGCGCAGAACTGTGGCAGCACGGCTGGTTGCACACAGGAGATGTTGCAACGATTGATGATTTCAGTTTTATCGACATCCGGGATCGAATTAAGGATGTGATTAAAACAGGCGGCGAGTGGGTTTCTTCACTTGAGTTGGAGGACTTGATTAGCCGGCACCCTGCCGTGCGTGAAGTCGCTGTTGTTGGTGTTCCTGATCCTCAGTGGGGGGAGCGCCCATTTGCTCTGCTGGTCGTTCATGAAGGGCAGACCTTAACCGCTAAAAGTCTAAAAGAGCACCTGAAGCCTTTTGTTGATCAGGGCTGTATTAATAAGTGGGCGATACCCTCTCAAATTGCACTTGTTACCGAAGTTCCCAAGACCAGTGTCGGTAAGCTGGATAAGAAACGCATCCGTCTGGATATTGTTCAGTGGCAGGCTACAGGAAGTCCTTTTTTATCCACGGTTTAA
- a CDS encoding acetyl-CoA C-acyltransferase, protein MSDIVIVSGARTPMGGFQGSLGGVPAVDLGAAAIRAAVERAGITPADVQEVIMGCVLPAGLKQGPARQASLNAGLPAATGCTTINKLCGSGMKAVMMAHDMLKAGTNQVMIAGGMESMSNAPYVVTKARSGLRMGHGDIKDHMFLDGLEDARTGRLMGSFAQETADKYGVTREQMDAYAIESLKRAQAAIANGSLDAEIIPITVSTRKGDVVVKDDEQPLTANLDKIPSLKPAFSKDGTITAANASSISDGASALLLMTAEEAAKRGLKPLAKIVAHATQSQDPSEFTIAPIGSISTLLKKTGWNKDDVDLFEINEAFAMVTMLAMREHGLDHAKVNIYGGACAQGHPVGSTGSRIILTLINALKNTGGKRGIASLCIGGGEATAVAVELL, encoded by the coding sequence ATGTCCGATATCGTAATCGTCAGCGGCGCACGCACCCCAATGGGCGGCTTCCAAGGCAGCCTTGGCGGTGTTCCAGCGGTGGATCTGGGAGCCGCCGCCATCCGCGCAGCCGTCGAACGTGCGGGTATTACCCCGGCGGATGTTCAGGAAGTCATCATGGGGTGTGTACTGCCCGCGGGTCTTAAACAAGGCCCGGCACGTCAAGCCTCGCTGAACGCTGGGCTGCCAGCCGCCACTGGATGCACCACCATCAACAAACTGTGTGGCTCCGGCATGAAGGCGGTAATGATGGCCCACGACATGCTCAAAGCAGGCACCAATCAGGTGATGATTGCCGGCGGTATGGAAAGCATGTCTAACGCGCCATACGTCGTGACCAAAGCCCGTAGCGGCCTGCGCATGGGCCACGGTGATATCAAAGACCACATGTTCCTCGACGGTCTGGAAGATGCCCGTACTGGCCGCCTGATGGGCTCTTTTGCTCAGGAAACAGCCGACAAATACGGTGTTACCCGTGAGCAGATGGACGCCTACGCTATTGAGTCGCTCAAGCGTGCTCAGGCCGCCATTGCCAACGGTTCTCTGGACGCCGAAATCATCCCAATCACGGTCAGCACCCGTAAGGGCGACGTGGTAGTGAAAGATGATGAGCAGCCCCTGACCGCGAACCTGGACAAGATTCCAAGCCTGAAACCGGCTTTCAGCAAAGACGGCACCATCACCGCCGCCAATGCCAGCTCCATCTCCGACGGTGCCTCAGCGCTGCTGCTGATGACCGCTGAAGAGGCCGCCAAACGTGGCCTTAAGCCCCTGGCTAAAATCGTCGCCCACGCGACCCAAAGCCAAGACCCAAGCGAATTCACCATCGCCCCGATCGGCTCAATCAGCACTCTGCTGAAAAAGACCGGCTGGAACAAAGACGACGTTGACCTGTTTGAAATCAACGAAGCCTTTGCCATGGTGACCATGCTGGCCATGCGTGAACATGGCTTGGATCACGCCAAAGTAAATATCTATGGCGGCGCCTGCGCTCAGGGCCATCCGGTCGGTTCCACCGGCTCACGGATTATCCTGACCCTGATCAACGCGCTGAAAAACACCGGCGGCAAGCGCGGTATCGCCTCGCTGTGCATCGGGGGTGGTGAAGCCACTGCAGTGGCTGTAGAGCTTCTGTGA
- a CDS encoding LysR substrate-binding domain-containing protein — translation MSISSSQLRAFHAVAIHGSFTRAAERLFLSQPAVSDQVRKLEEKYGVLLFHRNKRSVQLTELGEQLLGITKRLYAVEVEAKELLASAKALQSGRLTLAVDSSLHLLPYIARFNELYPGIRFTLVTGNTDEALARLFEYKADFAVLGRPVDDDRLLSHVLSRSPLVAFVSPSHPWSKRTSIHLSDLADAALVLREQGSMTRQLIEDDMQEADLGLSPIIEVEGREGVFELVAAGLGVGIVSAAEIGPDHQVHVLPILDAKRHMTETLVCLREQSERRIVATFMDMVCASASTDAQ, via the coding sequence ATGTCGATATCCTCTTCGCAATTACGCGCTTTCCACGCTGTTGCCATTCATGGCAGTTTCACCCGTGCTGCAGAGCGCCTGTTTTTGAGTCAGCCTGCGGTCTCCGATCAGGTTCGCAAGCTGGAAGAGAAGTACGGTGTGTTGCTGTTTCATCGCAACAAGCGTTCGGTTCAGCTGACAGAGTTAGGGGAGCAGCTGCTGGGTATTACTAAGCGTCTGTACGCCGTTGAGGTTGAGGCTAAGGAGCTGTTGGCCAGCGCTAAAGCGCTGCAGTCTGGGCGGTTGACGTTGGCGGTGGATTCTTCGCTGCACTTGTTGCCGTACATTGCGCGCTTCAACGAGCTGTATCCGGGCATCCGCTTCACTTTGGTCACCGGCAATACGGATGAGGCCCTGGCTCGGTTATTTGAGTACAAGGCTGATTTTGCTGTCTTAGGGCGCCCCGTGGATGATGATCGGCTGCTCAGCCATGTGTTGAGCCGATCTCCGTTGGTGGCCTTTGTGTCGCCCTCTCATCCGTGGTCGAAGCGCACGTCTATTCATTTGAGCGATCTGGCAGATGCGGCACTTGTGCTGCGAGAGCAGGGCTCGATGACGAGGCAGCTGATTGAGGATGACATGCAGGAGGCGGATCTTGGCTTAAGCCCAATCATTGAGGTTGAGGGCCGAGAAGGGGTGTTTGAACTCGTGGCTGCCGGCTTGGGCGTGGGTATCGTCTCGGCGGCTGAAATTGGCCCCGACCATCAGGTACACGTATTGCCTATTCTGGACGCTAAGCGGCACATGACTGAAACGCTGGTGTGCCTTCGTGAGCAGAGCGAGCGAAGAATTGTAGCGACATTCATGGATATGGTCTGCGCGAGTGCATCTACAGATGCTCAGTAA
- a CDS encoding 2-aminoethylphosphonate--pyruvate transaminase — protein MSKAEFPSTSKPLPAPAMGEPFLLTPGPLTTSLETKQAMLRDWGSWDADFNKATAEIRQQLVQMAGVNDDSYTCVPLQGSGTFSVEAALATAIARDGKALLLMNGAYGKRAAQTLDYLNRQYIFLDKGDYLPPQPDEVAEILDKNPDITDVFLVHCETSSGILNPLKAIADVVKSRGKGLIVDAMSSFGAVPVTVDEVPFDVLVSSANKCIEGIPGFGFVIIRRSLLEQAQGRAHSLSLDLLEQWRYMERTGQWRFTPPTHSVVAFHKALEQHAAEGGVAGRHARYSNNRDTLVAGMRAMGFETLLEDAWLSPIITTFFCPAHPNFQFKRFYDELKARNFIIYPGKLTIAESFRIGCIGQIDEAIVNQLLNAIKQSLHVMGVDDCSPAEITKAS, from the coding sequence ATGAGCAAGGCCGAATTCCCCTCCACCTCCAAACCGCTGCCTGCACCGGCAATGGGCGAACCCTTCCTGCTGACTCCAGGCCCACTGACAACGTCGCTTGAAACCAAACAAGCCATGCTGCGTGACTGGGGCTCGTGGGATGCTGACTTCAACAAAGCAACGGCAGAAATTCGCCAGCAGCTGGTCCAAATGGCCGGCGTAAACGATGACAGCTACACCTGCGTCCCGCTTCAGGGCAGTGGCACCTTCTCTGTAGAGGCCGCACTGGCAACTGCTATCGCACGTGATGGTAAGGCCCTGCTGCTCATGAATGGTGCTTACGGTAAGCGTGCAGCTCAAACCCTGGACTACCTCAATCGCCAGTACATCTTTTTAGACAAAGGCGACTACCTGCCGCCACAGCCCGATGAAGTCGCTGAAATCCTGGACAAGAACCCTGATATCACCGACGTATTCTTGGTCCATTGCGAAACCAGCTCAGGCATCCTGAACCCACTTAAAGCCATCGCCGATGTCGTTAAATCCCGTGGCAAAGGCCTGATCGTCGATGCGATGAGCTCTTTTGGCGCCGTACCGGTGACCGTTGATGAAGTGCCTTTCGACGTCTTGGTGTCCTCCGCCAACAAATGCATCGAAGGTATCCCAGGCTTTGGCTTTGTGATCATCCGCCGCAGCTTGCTGGAGCAAGCACAAGGCCGCGCCCACTCCCTGAGCCTCGACCTGCTTGAGCAATGGCGCTATATGGAACGCACAGGCCAATGGCGCTTCACTCCGCCGACACACAGCGTAGTGGCGTTCCATAAAGCCCTTGAGCAGCACGCTGCTGAAGGCGGTGTTGCCGGTCGCCACGCTCGCTACAGCAACAACCGCGACACACTGGTCGCAGGCATGCGTGCCATGGGCTTCGAGACCCTGCTGGAGGATGCATGGCTGTCCCCAATCATCACCACGTTCTTCTGCCCAGCACATCCGAACTTCCAGTTCAAGCGTTTCTATGACGAGCTCAAAGCCCGCAACTTCATTATTTACCCGGGCAAATTGACCATCGCCGAAAGCTTCCGTATCGGCTGCATTGGCCAGATTGACGAAGCGATCGTGAATCAACTGCTTAATGCTATTAAACAGTCCCTGCATGTCATGGGCGTGGATGATTGCAGCCCGGCAGAAATAACTAAAGCGTCATAA
- a CDS encoding MFS transporter: MNQNLGSAVLTQGFNSIHRWRWQIFAITWIAYAAFYFTRKAFSVAKLGIGDDPNFPLDKEMMANLDALYLGAYAIGQFTWGIVADRFGARVVVLGGLIISAVAALLMGTFATLPIFVTCMIVQGLAQSTGWSGLCKNIGSFFATKERGRVLGFWSSCYAFGGLVASPFAGWWAYQVYGDWRAAFISSAVVVLIVAVLFFLFQRNTPADVGLPPVEEVTDEHTSAGQPSPGFVQSLKTILKNRTVLVLGLAYFLLKPARYAILFWGPVMVYERMPDIGKVAAAIVPTSFEIAGLVGPVLIGLMSDKLFGARRFPACVISLLVLTACLALFVPTMQSGSVYLVVGLLFMMGLTLYGPDAMISGAAAIDFGKGTAGTATGFVNGCGSVGAILGGLLPGYFDTETVFVVFTATALFATVIMIPYWNRRPDSPKTASIKA, translated from the coding sequence ATGAATCAGAACCTGGGATCAGCAGTTCTTACCCAAGGATTTAATTCGATACACCGTTGGCGCTGGCAGATTTTCGCTATCACGTGGATAGCTTATGCAGCGTTCTATTTCACGCGTAAAGCTTTCTCGGTTGCGAAGCTTGGGATCGGTGATGACCCCAACTTCCCTCTCGATAAAGAGATGATGGCCAACCTCGACGCTCTTTATCTTGGGGCTTACGCCATCGGGCAATTTACCTGGGGCATTGTCGCGGACCGCTTTGGCGCACGCGTCGTTGTTCTTGGCGGTTTGATCATTTCTGCCGTTGCTGCACTGCTTATGGGCACCTTTGCCACTCTGCCAATCTTCGTAACTTGCATGATTGTTCAGGGGCTTGCGCAATCAACCGGCTGGTCCGGCTTGTGTAAAAACATTGGCAGTTTCTTTGCGACGAAAGAGCGCGGCAGGGTTCTGGGTTTCTGGAGCAGCTGCTACGCATTTGGTGGGCTGGTAGCCTCTCCATTCGCTGGCTGGTGGGCGTATCAGGTGTATGGCGACTGGCGTGCTGCCTTCATTTCCAGCGCTGTCGTCGTCCTCATTGTTGCGGTGTTGTTTTTCCTCTTCCAGCGCAACACCCCGGCAGACGTAGGCCTGCCTCCTGTCGAAGAGGTGACTGATGAGCACACGTCAGCAGGTCAGCCGTCCCCTGGCTTCGTTCAAAGTCTCAAGACCATTCTTAAAAACAGGACGGTACTGGTACTGGGGCTGGCTTACTTCCTGCTCAAGCCTGCTCGCTACGCCATTCTGTTCTGGGGCCCGGTCATGGTCTATGAGCGCATGCCTGATATCGGCAAAGTTGCGGCAGCCATCGTCCCGACCTCGTTTGAAATCGCGGGTTTGGTAGGCCCTGTGCTGATCGGCCTGATGTCAGACAAGTTGTTTGGCGCCCGCCGCTTCCCTGCTTGCGTCATCAGCCTGCTTGTACTGACTGCCTGCCTGGCACTATTCGTGCCCACCATGCAAAGCGGCAGTGTGTACTTGGTTGTGGGTCTGCTGTTCATGATGGGCCTGACCCTCTACGGCCCTGACGCAATGATCAGCGGAGCAGCCGCCATCGACTTTGGCAAAGGCACTGCGGGCACCGCCACCGGCTTCGTAAATGGTTGCGGCTCGGTAGGCGCCATCTTAGGCGGCCTGCTGCCTGGCTACTTCGACACTGAAACCGTATTCGTCGTCTTCACGGCAACCGCACTGTTCGCCACCGTGATCATGATCCCTTACTGGAACCGCCGCCCTGACAGCCCTAAAACGGCATCAATCAAGGCATAA